A single region of the Mechercharimyces sp. CAU 1602 genome encodes:
- a CDS encoding ABC transporter permease → MRKWLARGAKSQEHGEYLRKERLKNITVHFMQLLLLLTLIGGWEWGARTRTIDPFLFSSPSRIYSLFLEMSASGDLFYHMGVTSLETITGFILGTCGGIFLATLIWWSPFLARVLDPYLVIANSMPKVALGPLFIVTMGAGFLSIVAMAVAITIIITTLVIYTRFQSTPQQPIQLAKSLGASRLTIFRLIIFPHAVPDMISTLKVNVGLAWVGVIVGEFLVSESGLGHLMIYGFQVFHLSLVMLSLILVAILATIMYQAIAWLENRLQHHQSK, encoded by the coding sequence GTGAGAAAATGGCTTGCTCGTGGAGCTAAATCCCAAGAACACGGTGAATATTTACGTAAAGAGCGTCTGAAGAACATAACGGTTCATTTCATGCAGTTGCTCCTTCTCCTCACACTGATAGGCGGATGGGAGTGGGGGGCTCGTACTCGAACCATTGATCCCTTTCTCTTTAGCAGTCCCAGTCGTATCTACTCCCTTTTCTTAGAGATGAGTGCCTCCGGGGATTTGTTTTATCATATGGGAGTTACTTCCTTAGAAACCATTACAGGCTTCATTCTCGGTACATGCGGAGGAATCTTTTTAGCTACTCTCATCTGGTGGTCTCCTTTCCTCGCGCGCGTTCTTGACCCCTATCTTGTAATCGCAAATAGCATGCCCAAAGTCGCTCTCGGACCTCTATTTATTGTTACCATGGGTGCCGGATTTCTATCGATTGTAGCAATGGCAGTCGCCATCACCATTATTATTACTACACTCGTCATCTATACCCGTTTTCAGAGTACACCCCAGCAACCTATTCAATTAGCCAAAAGTCTGGGTGCCTCCCGTCTTACCATTTTTCGTCTCATTATCTTCCCCCATGCTGTCCCCGACATGATCTCCACTTTAAAAGTAAATGTAGGTTTAGCCTGGGTAGGTGTTATAGTAGGTGAATTCCTCGTTTCTGAATCTGGATTAGGACATTTGATGATCTATGGCTTTCAGGTTTTTCATCTCAGCCTCGTCATGCTTAGTCTCATCCTGGTTGCAATCCTGGCAACAATCATGTACCAAGCAATCGCTTGGCTAGAAAACCGCCTCCAGCACCATCAATCGAAATAA
- the clpX gene encoding ATP-dependent protease ATP-binding subunit ClpX: MFKFNEEKGQLKCSFCGKSQDQVRKLVAGPGVYICDECIELCNEIVEEELGGDEEMDLQSLPKPHEINEVLNEYVIGQETAKKSLSVAVYNHYKRINSAIKTEEVELSKSNIIMIGPTGSGKTLLAQTLARILNVPFAIADATSLTEAGYVGEDVENILLKLIQAADYDVEKAERGIIYIDEIDKVARKSENPSITRDVSGEGVQQALLKILEGSVASVPPQGGRKHPHQEFIQIDTGNILFICGGAFDGLEQIIKRRIGKKVIGFGTESESGTDLKAGEYLKLALPEDLLRFGLIPEFVGRLPVVSTLEPLDEEALVRILTEPKNALMKQYQKLFEMDDVELVFEEDALKAIASEAIRRKTGARGLRAIIESIMLDVMYDLPSRDDVTKCVVTEDTVLKRVAPRLNTRKGRSRDKKEESA; this comes from the coding sequence ATGTTTAAGTTTAATGAAGAAAAAGGGCAATTAAAGTGCTCGTTTTGTGGAAAGTCGCAGGATCAAGTGAGAAAGTTAGTCGCAGGTCCTGGCGTATACATTTGCGACGAATGTATTGAACTATGTAATGAAATTGTTGAAGAAGAGCTTGGTGGCGACGAGGAGATGGATCTGCAAAGTCTTCCAAAACCTCATGAGATAAATGAGGTGCTCAATGAATATGTCATCGGGCAGGAAACAGCGAAAAAATCTCTATCTGTTGCAGTATACAATCACTATAAACGAATTAATTCTGCCATCAAGACAGAAGAAGTGGAACTATCTAAGAGTAACATCATCATGATTGGACCGACGGGTAGCGGAAAGACATTGCTCGCTCAGACGTTGGCGCGGATTCTTAACGTTCCGTTTGCAATTGCAGATGCTACTTCACTTACAGAGGCAGGGTATGTGGGTGAAGATGTAGAAAACATCTTACTTAAATTGATTCAAGCAGCAGATTATGATGTAGAGAAGGCAGAACGTGGCATTATCTACATTGATGAAATTGATAAAGTAGCCCGCAAATCAGAAAACCCATCCATTACGCGTGACGTCTCTGGTGAAGGGGTACAGCAAGCGCTATTGAAAATATTAGAAGGTAGCGTTGCAAGTGTTCCTCCGCAAGGAGGACGGAAACACCCACATCAAGAGTTCATCCAGATTGATACGGGTAACATCCTGTTTATCTGTGGTGGAGCCTTTGATGGCCTGGAGCAGATTATTAAGCGCCGCATAGGGAAAAAAGTGATCGGATTTGGAACCGAAAGCGAAAGCGGTACTGATTTGAAAGCAGGCGAGTATCTAAAATTGGCTTTACCGGAGGATTTACTACGCTTTGGACTCATACCTGAGTTTGTGGGTCGATTACCGGTAGTTTCAACGCTGGAGCCTTTAGATGAAGAAGCGCTTGTTCGGATCTTGACAGAACCTAAAAATGCTTTGATGAAACAATATCAGAAGCTGTTTGAGATGGATGATGTGGAGCTAGTCTTTGAAGAAGATGCGCTCAAAGCGATTGCAAGCGAAGCCATTCGCCGGAAGACAGGGGCTCGTGGATTACGTGCAATTATTGAGTCGATCATGTTGGATGTGATGTATGACTTACCGTCCCGTGATGATGTGACGAAGTGCGTAGTTACGGAAGACACCGTTTTGAAAAGAGTAGCACCTCGTCTTAATACACGTAAAGGTCGCAGTCGCGATAAGAAAGAAGAAAGTGCATAA
- a CDS encoding peptidoglycan bridge formation glycyltransferase FemA/FemB family protein — MLQLAQVDQVTYQSYLKQHAASFMQAPVWAQVKPEWSSEYVGWYSQESQLVGVAMILYRKMPGLKKHLAYIPRGPVIDWNSRQLEQWFQPLFAYLLKQDAFTVKMDPPVPLAHWRAAAIEAYLDKVQEYGLRNKELRDIAMDQVDPQSEYIQQALTEMGWSRKEREEENTVQPQYTFRIPLQGRTAKQLRQGLSPSWEKNLQIASQQGVLVRSGNASDLPTFYSLLKEKAEKEGKGIREFAYFERMFRALSAESEADSPLQLAEQEGIIQAGAIKVSMGEQVWSLYAASKVNPVHLPAKVLLFWEMISDAHEKGATVFDFRSMSPVLDPATSSYDELTFLLGAGGVACEYIGEWDYPLHPMLHWAFEMYMKKR; from the coding sequence ATGTTACAGCTAGCTCAAGTGGACCAAGTCACCTATCAGTCGTACTTAAAGCAGCATGCAGCCAGTTTTATGCAAGCCCCTGTTTGGGCGCAGGTAAAACCTGAATGGTCTTCAGAATATGTAGGTTGGTATTCACAAGAAAGCCAACTTGTAGGTGTAGCCATGATCTTGTATCGTAAGATGCCAGGTTTGAAGAAACATTTGGCATACATACCTCGTGGTCCTGTTATCGACTGGAATTCACGACAATTGGAACAGTGGTTCCAGCCATTATTCGCATATTTGTTAAAGCAAGATGCTTTTACAGTTAAGATGGACCCCCCAGTTCCGCTAGCGCATTGGAGGGCGGCCGCAATTGAGGCGTATTTGGATAAAGTTCAAGAGTATGGATTAAGAAATAAAGAGTTGCGCGACATTGCTATGGATCAAGTGGATCCGCAGTCAGAGTATATACAACAAGCACTAACGGAGATGGGTTGGAGTAGAAAGGAAAGGGAAGAGGAGAATACGGTTCAACCTCAGTATACTTTCCGCATACCGCTACAAGGACGAACAGCGAAGCAGTTGCGACAGGGGTTATCGCCCTCGTGGGAGAAAAATTTACAGATAGCTTCCCAACAAGGAGTCCTCGTCCGTTCAGGAAACGCATCCGACTTGCCAACTTTTTATAGTTTACTGAAAGAGAAAGCAGAAAAGGAAGGAAAAGGGATACGTGAGTTTGCTTATTTTGAGAGGATGTTTCGAGCATTATCTGCTGAAAGTGAAGCGGACTCTCCACTCCAGCTAGCGGAGCAAGAGGGAATCATTCAGGCAGGGGCGATAAAAGTGAGCATGGGTGAGCAGGTATGGAGTTTGTACGCTGCGAGTAAGGTAAATCCGGTTCATCTACCTGCGAAGGTTCTTCTTTTCTGGGAGATGATATCCGATGCACATGAGAAGGGGGCAACTGTATTTGATTTTCGCAGTATGTCACCTGTTCTAGATCCAGCTACTTCCTCTTACGACGAATTAACCTTTCTATTGGGTGCTGGGGGCGTTGCGTGTGAGTATATCGGGGAGTGGGATTATCCACTTCATCCAATGTTACATTGGGCCTTTGAAATGTATATGAAGAAACGGTAG
- the lon gene encoding endopeptidase La, with protein MAIKEETRQLPLLPLRGILVYPSMVIHLDVGRERSIQALDQAMIDDNLIMLSTQKEVDIEEPKEEEIYSLGTIAKVRQMLKLPNGTIRVLVEGLHRARIVEYEDSDSHYSVRVEELSHEEEDVELDLEALMRTVLDHFEEYLRLSKKVSPETYSAVSDIDEPGRLADVIAAHLPLKIPEKQKLLETLDIEKRLELLLDTLNDEREVLELEKKISQRVKKQMEKTQKEYYLREQMKAIQRELGDKEGRTGEAEELRKQLAELEAPDAVKEKVEKEIVRLEKTPTSSAEGGVIRSYVEWLLSLPWSEETKDDLDLKKAEQILDEDHYGLEKAKERVLEYLAVQSMVKQQKGPILCLVGPPGVGKTSLARSIARSLNREFVRISLGGVRDEAEIRGHRRTYVGAMPGRIIQGMKTAGKANPVFLLDEIDKMAMDFRGDPASALLEVLDPEQNKTFSDHYIETPFDLSKVMFITTANVVHNIPRPLLDRMEVLSISGYTELEKEKIAKEYLLPKQLAEHGLTKEKFQLQAEAILKVIRRYTREAGVRNLERTIGKLCRKGVKLLVSGEKKRVVVTAKNLSQFLGPEKYRYGRAEESDQTGMATGLAWTEVGGDTLSIEVSLLPGKGKLTLTGKLGDVMKESAQAAFSYIRSRSDRLKLEKDFHEKQDIHIHVPEGAIPKDGPSAGITMATALLSALTDIPVSKDVAMTGEITLRGRVLPIGGLKEKSLSAHRAGIRRVIIPKENEKDLVDIPESVRNDLTFFPVSHMDEVLEIALVEDPYEQSKS; from the coding sequence ATGGCAATAAAAGAAGAGACTCGTCAACTTCCTCTTCTTCCGCTTCGGGGAATCTTGGTTTACCCCAGTATGGTAATCCATCTTGATGTGGGGCGAGAACGCTCTATTCAAGCGTTGGATCAGGCCATGATTGATGACAACCTGATCATGCTTTCTACACAAAAAGAAGTGGATATTGAGGAGCCTAAAGAAGAGGAGATCTATTCACTCGGAACCATTGCGAAAGTAAGGCAAATGCTAAAATTGCCCAATGGGACTATTCGCGTATTGGTAGAGGGTTTACATCGAGCGCGTATCGTAGAGTATGAAGATTCCGATTCGCATTATAGTGTGCGGGTAGAGGAACTAAGCCATGAAGAAGAAGATGTAGAGTTAGACTTGGAAGCATTGATGCGTACAGTATTAGATCATTTTGAAGAATATTTACGCCTGTCAAAGAAAGTATCGCCGGAGACATATTCGGCTGTTTCGGATATAGATGAGCCAGGACGATTAGCAGATGTGATTGCAGCTCACTTGCCGCTTAAAATACCTGAAAAGCAGAAGCTCTTAGAGACACTGGATATTGAGAAGAGATTGGAACTTTTGTTAGATACATTAAATGATGAACGCGAAGTGTTGGAACTAGAGAAAAAGATTAGTCAGCGTGTAAAGAAGCAGATGGAGAAAACACAAAAGGAATATTATCTGCGGGAACAGATGAAAGCGATCCAACGGGAGTTGGGTGATAAAGAAGGCCGTACAGGCGAGGCAGAGGAATTAAGAAAACAATTGGCTGAGCTTGAAGCTCCAGACGCAGTTAAAGAAAAAGTGGAGAAAGAGATTGTTCGATTGGAGAAAACACCAACCTCCTCAGCTGAAGGTGGTGTGATTCGTAGTTATGTAGAATGGCTTCTCAGTCTGCCATGGTCGGAAGAAACGAAAGACGATCTAGATCTGAAGAAAGCGGAGCAGATCTTAGATGAGGATCACTATGGTTTGGAAAAAGCAAAAGAACGGGTACTCGAATATCTGGCTGTGCAAAGCATGGTTAAACAACAAAAAGGGCCGATCTTATGTTTAGTCGGACCTCCTGGAGTGGGGAAAACGTCCCTAGCACGTTCGATAGCGCGTTCTCTTAATCGTGAGTTTGTCCGTATCTCACTAGGTGGTGTGCGGGATGAAGCTGAAATTAGAGGACACAGACGGACGTATGTTGGAGCCATGCCAGGACGAATTATCCAAGGAATGAAGACTGCCGGTAAAGCAAATCCGGTCTTCTTGTTGGATGAAATTGATAAGATGGCGATGGACTTTCGCGGAGACCCTGCGTCAGCGTTATTAGAAGTACTAGATCCAGAGCAGAATAAAACCTTCAGTGATCACTATATTGAGACACCATTTGACTTGTCAAAAGTGATGTTCATCACGACAGCCAATGTAGTGCATAACATTCCTCGCCCACTTTTGGATCGGATGGAAGTGTTGTCGATTTCCGGATATACGGAATTGGAAAAAGAGAAGATTGCTAAGGAATACTTATTGCCTAAACAGCTAGCCGAACATGGTTTGACGAAAGAGAAGTTTCAGTTGCAAGCGGAAGCGATATTAAAAGTGATCAGGCGCTATACCCGGGAAGCGGGAGTACGTAATTTGGAACGCACTATTGGTAAATTGTGCCGCAAAGGCGTGAAATTGCTTGTTTCGGGAGAAAAGAAACGTGTGGTTGTTACAGCCAAAAATCTCTCCCAATTCTTAGGGCCAGAAAAATATCGTTACGGTCGAGCTGAAGAGAGTGATCAAACTGGGATGGCGACGGGCTTAGCCTGGACGGAAGTAGGAGGGGATACGCTTAGCATAGAGGTATCTTTGCTCCCCGGAAAAGGAAAGCTGACGTTGACCGGAAAATTGGGCGATGTGATGAAGGAGTCAGCGCAAGCTGCTTTTAGTTATATACGTTCGCGTTCAGATCGCCTCAAATTGGAAAAAGATTTTCATGAGAAGCAAGATATTCATATTCATGTACCCGAAGGAGCTATACCAAAAGATGGTCCTTCAGCGGGGATTACCATGGCTACTGCTTTGCTATCTGCACTTACAGATATTCCAGTAAGTAAAGACGTGGCGATGACTGGCGAGATTACTTTACGTGGTCGTGTCCTGCCTATTGGTGGTTTGAAAGAGAAATCATTAAGTGCTCATCGGGCAGGAATTCGACGTGTGATTATCCCGAAAGAAAATGAAAAAGACTTGGTTGACATACCAGAAAGTGTACGTAATGATCTCACCTTCTTCCCAGTGAGCCATATGGATGAAGTTCTCGAGATCGCGTTGGTGGAGGACCCTTATGAGCAAAGTAAAAGCTGA
- a CDS encoding ribonuclease G: MEQESVYATPAEIKKWNWGAFFLGWIWGIGNSVWISLLCFVPFVNIAMPFVLGYKGSEWAWQNKSWESVDHFKRVQKKWAIWGLVIFLISIVFLALVFILMIFAMIAAANTGSSM; the protein is encoded by the coding sequence ATGGAACAGGAATCGGTTTACGCAACGCCTGCAGAAATTAAAAAATGGAACTGGGGCGCTTTTTTTCTGGGCTGGATCTGGGGAATAGGTAATAGCGTCTGGATCTCATTATTATGCTTTGTCCCGTTTGTAAATATCGCTATGCCTTTCGTTCTAGGATATAAAGGAAGCGAGTGGGCGTGGCAAAATAAATCGTGGGAGAGTGTAGATCACTTTAAGCGAGTACAAAAAAAGTGGGCGATTTGGGGTCTAGTAATTTTTCTGATCTCGATCGTGTTCTTAGCTCTTGTATTTATCTTAATGATATTTGCCATGATCGCGGCTGCTAACACTGGTTCATCTATGTAA
- the yihA gene encoding ribosome biogenesis GTP-binding protein YihA/YsxC, translated as MSKVKAEFIISAVGPDQYPDDALPEIALAGRSNVGKSSLINRLIHRKNLARTSSRPGKTQTINFYLIEEQIQFYFADMPGYGFAKVSKSIRAQWGKMVERYLHERQECQAVIQLIDVRHPPTRDDKQMYEWLKHYEKPTIVVATKADKISRNHRQKHLKVIRQELDIAAGDELILFSAETGEGKDQLWHAIKEKAVK; from the coding sequence ATGAGCAAAGTAAAAGCTGAATTTATTATAAGTGCAGTAGGTCCCGATCAATATCCAGATGATGCCCTGCCAGAAATAGCTCTGGCTGGGCGTTCCAATGTGGGGAAATCGTCGCTAATTAACCGACTGATCCATCGCAAAAATCTGGCGCGGACAAGTTCTAGACCGGGAAAGACTCAAACCATTAATTTTTATCTTATCGAAGAGCAGATACAATTTTATTTTGCCGATATGCCTGGTTACGGATTTGCAAAAGTGTCGAAATCGATTCGGGCACAATGGGGTAAGATGGTGGAGCGATACTTACATGAACGACAAGAGTGCCAAGCGGTTATTCAGCTTATTGATGTGCGTCACCCGCCAACCCGTGATGATAAGCAGATGTATGAGTGGTTAAAGCATTATGAAAAGCCGACGATTGTGGTAGCAACGAAAGCTGATAAGATCTCGCGAAACCACCGACAGAAGCATTTGAAAGTGATTCGTCAAGAGCTGGACATAGCAGCAGGAGATGAATTGATCTTGTTCTCAGCGGAAACCGGTGAGGGAAAAGACCAACTTTGGCACGCAATTAAAGAGAAGGCTGTAAAATAA
- a CDS encoding D-alanine--D-alanine ligase translates to MNKKIRVAVLFGGKSGEHEVSLHSAASVLQAIDRDRFEVVPIAITQTGEWHRGSEALPLLEKSLNRGALKEMKEVLERETAISASSISGDITGLKEQVDVVFPVLHGTFGEDGTMQGLLEIADIPYVGAGVLASAVGMDKVMMKKVFAHEGLPQGDFTYYMRFQIEKDLEQVMDEVEARFGYPCFIKPANLGSSVGISKADDRDRLHKGLKEAARFDRKVVVEEYINAREVEVAVLGNDEPEASVPGEIVSSNDFYDYRAKYIDGKSEMQIPAQLPAETLEEIRHLALQCYRAIDCTGLSRVDFFVRHDDRKIFVNEINTMPGFTPYSMYANLWKHSGLTYASVVTKLIELAMQRYEEKKKTITTFEVN, encoded by the coding sequence GTGAACAAGAAAATTCGCGTAGCTGTACTGTTCGGTGGAAAATCTGGAGAGCATGAGGTTTCGTTGCATTCTGCGGCTTCTGTTTTACAAGCGATTGACCGTGATCGGTTTGAGGTTGTACCGATTGCGATTACGCAAACAGGTGAATGGCATAGGGGGAGTGAAGCATTACCCTTGTTAGAAAAGTCGCTGAATCGTGGTGCTTTAAAAGAGATGAAAGAGGTGCTTGAGCGCGAGACAGCCATTAGTGCATCTTCAATATCGGGTGATATTACTGGATTAAAAGAACAGGTGGATGTGGTTTTTCCTGTTTTGCATGGCACCTTTGGAGAAGATGGTACAATGCAAGGATTATTGGAAATTGCAGACATTCCTTATGTGGGAGCAGGTGTGCTCGCTTCCGCAGTTGGGATGGATAAGGTGATGATGAAGAAGGTATTTGCCCACGAAGGGTTGCCACAGGGAGACTTCACCTATTATATGCGCTTTCAGATTGAAAAAGATTTGGAACAGGTGATGGATGAAGTTGAGGCACGCTTTGGCTATCCATGCTTCATTAAACCAGCCAATCTAGGCTCTAGTGTTGGGATTTCCAAAGCAGATGATCGTGATCGTTTACACAAAGGTCTCAAGGAGGCAGCTCGCTTCGATCGTAAGGTTGTCGTAGAGGAATATATTAACGCTCGTGAAGTGGAAGTGGCGGTGTTGGGTAACGATGAGCCAGAAGCTTCCGTACCTGGCGAAATCGTCTCTTCCAATGATTTTTATGATTATCGTGCTAAATATATTGATGGCAAATCAGAAATGCAGATCCCCGCACAACTACCAGCAGAAACGTTAGAAGAGATACGTCACTTGGCGCTTCAATGTTACCGTGCGATCGACTGCACTGGCTTATCACGGGTCGATTTTTTTGTGCGTCATGATGATCGTAAAATCTTTGTTAATGAAATAAATACGATGCCAGGATTTACACCGTACAGCATGTACGCAAATCTATGGAAACACTCTGGACTTACGTATGCAAGTGTGGTTACTAAATTAATCGAGTTAGCAATGCAGCGATACGAAGAAAAGAAAAAGACAATCACGACGTTTGAAGTTAATTAA
- the lonB gene encoding ATP-dependent protease LonB, which translates to MNITGLLLLLQIFFSMVIGLYFWNLFRNQQSSRHAVDRESKKELEKLNKLRMISLTEPLAEKTRPTSFADIVGQEEGLRALKAALCGPNPQHVIIYGPPGVGKTAAARVVLEEAKRNSDSPFNAASRFVELDATTARFDERGIADPLIGSVHDPIYQGAGAMGVAGIPQPKQGAVTKAHGGLLFIDEIGELHSIQMNKLLKVLEDRKVFLESAYYSAEDPQTPKHIHDIFQNGLPADFRLVGATTRTADEIPPAIRSRCMEIFFRPLLPREISLVAQRALSRIGFKYAEGALEVIKRYATNGREAINIVQTAVGIAITEKRECMEVADVEWVIHSSQLTPRPDKQIPTSPQVGLANGLAVYGPNIGALLEIEVTAIPTREHGKGKLTITGLVEEEELGSASRKLRRKSMARGSIENVLTVLARTNLNPYDYDLHVNFPGGIPLDGPSAGITMATAIYSAIRDEPIDNRVAMTGEVGIHGSVKPVGGVIAKVKAAKQAGATRVIIPHDNMQRALEDIEGIQVIPVEHVKDVFHAAIIGLEEEKSGEQIIPSPVEILSASSAPV; encoded by the coding sequence ATGAACATCACAGGATTGTTACTTCTGCTACAAATATTTTTTTCAATGGTTATTGGACTTTATTTTTGGAACTTGTTTCGTAATCAACAATCGAGTCGGCATGCAGTCGATCGTGAATCGAAGAAAGAACTAGAAAAGCTTAATAAACTGCGGATGATTTCACTGACAGAACCATTAGCTGAGAAGACGCGTCCTACTTCTTTTGCTGATATCGTCGGACAAGAAGAAGGGTTACGAGCGCTAAAAGCGGCACTATGCGGTCCAAACCCCCAACATGTTATTATTTATGGCCCTCCGGGAGTGGGAAAGACAGCGGCGGCACGTGTAGTGTTAGAGGAGGCAAAACGAAATTCTGATTCGCCCTTTAACGCGGCCTCCCGTTTCGTAGAACTGGATGCGACCACAGCCCGTTTCGATGAACGTGGCATTGCGGATCCATTGATTGGCTCTGTTCATGATCCTATTTATCAAGGGGCAGGGGCAATGGGGGTAGCAGGAATTCCTCAGCCAAAACAAGGAGCAGTTACAAAAGCTCACGGTGGTTTGCTCTTCATCGATGAGATAGGCGAGTTACATTCCATTCAGATGAACAAGCTGTTAAAAGTGTTAGAAGATCGTAAGGTGTTTTTGGAAAGTGCCTATTATAGCGCAGAAGATCCGCAGACACCAAAGCATATTCACGATATATTTCAAAATGGCTTGCCGGCTGACTTTCGCTTGGTAGGGGCGACAACAAGAACTGCAGATGAAATTCCGCCTGCGATTCGATCGCGTTGTATGGAAATTTTTTTCCGTCCATTACTACCGCGCGAAATTAGTTTGGTTGCGCAGCGAGCACTTAGCCGGATTGGTTTTAAATATGCTGAAGGTGCCTTAGAAGTGATAAAGCGTTATGCCACCAATGGACGAGAAGCGATTAATATTGTGCAGACGGCCGTGGGAATTGCTATCACGGAAAAGCGGGAGTGCATGGAAGTGGCCGATGTGGAATGGGTCATTCATAGCAGTCAATTAACACCTAGACCGGATAAACAAATTCCAACATCTCCACAGGTGGGGCTAGCCAACGGACTTGCAGTGTATGGTCCCAACATTGGGGCGTTACTGGAGATTGAAGTGACGGCTATACCTACTCGTGAGCACGGCAAAGGAAAGTTGACGATTACAGGTTTGGTGGAGGAAGAGGAGTTGGGCTCTGCCAGTCGAAAATTGCGCCGTAAAAGTATGGCGCGGGGCTCAATCGAAAATGTACTCACTGTATTAGCTCGTACAAATCTCAATCCGTATGACTACGATCTTCATGTCAATTTCCCCGGAGGAATTCCTCTGGATGGACCTTCTGCAGGAATTACAATGGCAACAGCAATATACTCGGCCATTCGAGATGAGCCGATAGACAATCGGGTAGCAATGACAGGTGAAGTAGGTATCCATGGCTCAGTAAAACCTGTAGGTGGTGTTATTGCTAAAGTAAAAGCAGCCAAACAGGCAGGAGCTACCCGAGTGATAATCCCACATGATAATATGCAACGAGCGCTTGAAGATATTGAGGGGATTCAAGTGATTCCCGTCGAACATGTAAAAGATGTTTTTCACGCAGCGATTATTGGTTTGGAGGAAGAAAAGAGTGGAGAGCAGATCATCCCTTCACCTGTGGAGATATTGTCCGCTTCTTCCGCACCTGTATAA
- the map gene encoding type I methionyl aminopeptidase codes for MSIIKSAKEIGKMYKAGQLLARCHQEIARRLRPGVSTLEIDRFVERYLHQHGATPEQKGFLGYPYATCASVNECVCHGFPTATPLQEGDIFTIDMVVNLDGWLADSAWSYEIKPVSSAAKKLLQDTKKALYIGIEQAYAGNRIGDISHAIQSFAQQKGYSIVQHFVGHGIGQRIHEDPAVPHTGPAGKGELLKEGMVITIEPILTLGSDQIKIDKKDGWSARTVDGSLGAQYEHTIAITSNEPLLLTRLS; via the coding sequence ATGAGTATCATCAAGTCGGCAAAAGAAATCGGCAAGATGTATAAAGCAGGTCAACTTTTAGCCCGCTGTCATCAAGAAATTGCACGTCGCCTTCGTCCCGGTGTATCCACGCTAGAGATAGATCGCTTTGTCGAACGATATCTACACCAGCATGGTGCCACTCCCGAACAGAAAGGATTTTTAGGGTATCCTTATGCCACTTGTGCTTCAGTTAATGAATGCGTATGCCACGGTTTCCCTACGGCCACTCCTTTACAAGAAGGAGATATCTTCACCATTGATATGGTGGTAAACCTAGACGGCTGGTTGGCAGACTCCGCCTGGTCTTATGAGATTAAACCTGTTTCGTCTGCTGCTAAAAAACTACTTCAGGACACTAAAAAAGCATTGTACATCGGGATTGAGCAGGCATATGCAGGGAATCGTATCGGAGATATCTCCCATGCCATTCAATCGTTTGCGCAACAAAAAGGATATAGTATCGTACAGCATTTCGTGGGCCATGGGATCGGTCAACGCATTCACGAAGATCCCGCTGTTCCTCATACTGGACCCGCAGGAAAGGGAGAGCTTCTGAAAGAAGGGATGGTCATCACGATTGAACCGATCCTCACTTTAGGGAGTGATCAAATAAAGATAGATAAAAAAGATGGCTGGAGCGCGCGAACTGTTGATGGGAGTTTAGGCGCTCAATATGAGCACACGATCGCAATCACCTCCAACGAACCGCTCCTTTTAACTCGGCTATCATAA